Proteins encoded in a region of the Triticum dicoccoides isolate Atlit2015 ecotype Zavitan chromosome 3A, WEW_v2.0, whole genome shotgun sequence genome:
- the LOC119270591 gene encoding uncharacterized protein LOC119270591, producing MLLHVKFRSEAFSFRKPTPSAERRSSERSAPIPQNTTPFFLLRKFNISPLVSGSERRICGVGSHWGRMNWIGRKIHLYNVNIGLYMLDWWERYLFNTLMLCLLWYILRYLIVFFQSNLETILQGANYLLQGS from the exons atgctcttacatgtGAAGTTCAGATCTGAAGCGTTTAGCTTCCGAAAACCCACGCCATCGGCCGAGAGAAGATCCTCTGAGAGATCCGCCCCGATCCCGCAGAACAccacgcccttcttcctcctcagaaAGTTCAACATCTCGCCGCTTGTTTCCGGATCTGAGCGAAGGATCTGCGGCGTCGGGTCTCACTGGGGGAGGATGAACTGGATCGGGCGCAAGATCCACCTGTACAATGTCAACATCGGCCTCTACATGCTTGATTGGTGGGAGCGCTACCTCTTCA ATACATTGATGCTTTGCCTTCTCTGGTACATTCTACGGTATCTCATTGTGTTCTTTCAAAG TAATCTGGAGACCATCCTACAAGGTGCGAACTATCTTCTACAAGGTAGTTAA